The proteins below come from a single Aegilops tauschii subsp. strangulata cultivar AL8/78 chromosome 6, Aet v6.0, whole genome shotgun sequence genomic window:
- the LOC109762208 gene encoding kinesin-like protein KIN-10A: protein MAPQTTPSPRTGPPSTPQASAASGAATPFRTPVSKHRLHFPPATPRHGGAGAATEHPVEVIGRVRNLTASAAGASVLEVPGGAGGGGTTVRVRGDAGGISCRDFSLDGVSVSEEEDLEGFYRRFVRSRIQGVRVGAKCTVMVYGPTGSGKSHTMFGCARQPGIVYRALRDILDGGGGCSTGGESGEEEDAGFGVGLFVQVAVLEIYNEEIYDLLVGSGANTKGNAPKVRLEVMGKKAKNATYISGNEAGKISREVAKVEKRRTVKSTLCNERSSRSHCMIILDVPSVGGRLMLVDMAGSENIEAAGQTGFDAKMQTAKINQGNTALKRVVESIANGDSHVPFRDSKLTMLLQDSFEDDKSKILMILCASPDPKELHKTVSTLEYGAKAKCIIRAAHASTPRDKISSEESSSMLNSRIVAMNQFIYKLQKENKQREKERNEAQNVLRLKEEELAQARAKLRLLEGQGAAAKEEEINSKVAEKTQLLKSELQMMEEKMLRQQQELLALKQRLQEVELEKADARQPAQQDVIGGRLLARLSEMSAGGDACMSMAMSMSMDLDAGDQPSVLDVKVIKEDTRQQQGQMWNHTSTAGSCTTALEQEDVVRLSGFPEKAVLSTVFEEGDEESEEKDNGAEVEVCKEVVEEESYKVDRMEQPIAEPDRTNRIQNIFRLCGNYRELVKKQNADESPAKQQVFGDENKQPGQQHLLGDENNQQGKQVFGDENQDPSAAWAAIETPMCDVKVADSPVSSQLSPIVCHVVDDTELTMPEELKSCTTDGEANEQSKKEREGLLDVYIKWESGSLIKGLKLLPTACLSDLRKLIEAHFEEAGSKQPHHQFTFLLLGDPSGAPVSREKEPTVQISRLPNWNNQTNSYLACLRVAKKPATTEQQQQLHQTPFSPLESKLNSLALNEVQQHHHAAAGALSPKVAAQMSPSYIRELRA, encoded by the exons ATGGCGCCGCAGACGACGCCGTCGCCGCGGACGGGCCCGCCGTCGACGCCGCAGGCGTCGGCGGCGTCGGGGGCCGCGACCCCCTTCAGGACGCCCGTCTCCAAGCACCGCCTCCACTTCCCGCCCGCCACCCCGCGCCACGGCGGGGCCGGCGCCGCCACGGAGCACCCCGTCGAGGTCATCGGTCGCGTGCGCAACCTCACCGCCTCCGCCGCGGGCGCGTCCGTCCTGGAGGTCCCGGGCGGCGCGGGCGGGGGCGGCACCACCGTCCGGGTCCGCGGGGACGCGGGCGGCATCTCGTGCCGCGACTTCAGCCTCGACGGCGTGTCGGTCTCCGAGGAGGAGGACCTCGAGGGGTTCTACCGCCGCTTCGTCAGGTCCCGGATCCAGGGCGTGCGGGTCGGGGCCAAGTGCACCGTCATGGTGTACGGGCCCACCGGGTCCGGGAAGAGCCACACCATGTTCGGCTGCGCTAGGCAGCCCGGCATCGTGTACCGGGCGCTCCGGGACATCCTCGACGGGGGAGGAGGCTGTAGTACTGGTGGCGAaagcggcgaggaggaggacgccggGTTCGGGGTCGGGCTGTTCGTGCAGGTCGCCGTGCTCGAGATTTACAACGAGGAGATCTATGATTTGCTTGTCGGCAGCGGAGCGAATACTAAAGGGAACGCCCCCAAG GTGAGGCTAGAAGTAATGGGGAAGAAAGCCAAAAATGCAACTTATATATCTGGAAATGAAGCTGGAAAGATATCCAGGGAAGTTGCAAAAGTAGAGAAGCGGCGTACTGTCAAGAGCACACTCTGTAATGAGAGAAGTTCGCGAAGTCACTGCATG ATTATCTTGGATGTGCCATCGGTGGGAGGAAGGCTGATGCTGGTGGATATGGCTGGTTCTGAAAACATAGAAGCTGCAGGCCAAACTGGATTTGATGCCAAGATGCAG ACGGCGAAGATCAACCAAGGCAACACAGCTTTGAAACGAGTGGTTGAGTCCATAGCCAATGGTGATTCACATGTTCCATTTCGAGACAGCAAGCTCACAATGCTGTTACAG GACTCATTTGAGGATGACAAATCAAAGATTCTGATGATTCTGTGTGCGAGTCCTGACCCAAAGGAATTGCACAAGACAGTTTCTACCTTGGAATACGGTGCTAAAGCAAAATGCATTATCCGTGCTGCTCATGCATCAACACCAAGGGACAAAATTAGCTCTGAGGAGTCATCTTCAATGCTCAATTCAAGGATTGTTGCAATGAACCAGTTCATATACAAGCTGCAGAAGGAGAACAAGCAAAGAGAGAAAGAGCGCAACGAGGCCCAAAATGTTCTTCGGCTAAAGGAGGAGGAGCTAGCGCAAGCGAGGGCGAAGCTCAGGCTGCTAGAAGGGCAGGGTGCAGCTGCAAAGGAGGAAGAGATCAACTCAAAGGTCGCTGAGAAGACCCAGTTGCTAAAGAGTGAGCTCCAGATGATGGAAGAGAAAATGCTTAGGCAGCAGCAAGAGCTCCTTGCTTTGAAGCAGCGTTTGCAGGAGGTGGAGCTTGAAAAAGCAGATGCTCGTCAGCCTGCACAGCAGGATGTCATTGGTGGTAGACTGTTGGCGCGACTATCAGAGATGTCTGCAGGAGGAGATGCATGCATGTCAATGGCGATGTCGATGTCCATGGATTTGGATGCTGGAGATCAGCCGTCTGTGTTGGATGTGAAGGTGATCAAGGAGGATACTCGCCAGCAGCAGGGCCAGATGTGGAATCACACATCGACAGCAGGCTCTTGCACCACTGCCCTGGAGCAAGAAGATGTGGTCAGGCTTTCTGGGTTCCCTGAAAAGGCGGTCCTGAGCACTGTATTTGAGGAGGGAGATGAAGAAAGCGAAGAGAAGGACAATGGTGCTGAGGTGGAGGTGTGCAAagaagtggtggaagaggagagttACAAGGTGGACCGAATGGAACAACCGATTGCTGAACCGGACCGGACCAACCGTATCCAGAACATCTTCAGGCTGTGTGGCAACTACCGTGAGTTGGTGAAGAAACAAAACGCCGATGAGTCACCGGCGAAGCAGCAAGtgtttggagatgagaacaagcagcccggacagcagcatTTGTTGGGAGATGAGAACAATCAGCAGGGAAAGCAGGTGTTTGGCGATGAGAACCAGGACCCATCAGCAGCATGGGCAGCCATAGAAACCCCCATGTGCGACGTCAAGGTTGCCGACAGCCCTGTGTCGTCGCAGCTCTCGCCCATCGTTTGCCATGTCGTGGACGATACCGAGCTGACAATGCCGGAAGAGCTAAAATCATGCACCACAGATGGCGAAGCAAATGAGCAGAGCAAGAAGGAGCGAGAGGGCTTGCTGGACGTCTACATCAAATGGGAGTCCGGCAGTCTGATCAAGGGGCTGAAGCTTCTGCCGACCGCTTGCCTTTCAGACCTGAGGAAGCTCATCGAGGCTCACTTTGAAGAAGCCGGCAGCAAGCAGCCACACCACCagttcaccttcctcctcctcggg GATCCTTCGGGTGCTCCGGTGTCGAGGGAGAAGGAGCCGACGGTGCAGATCAGCAGGCTGCCCAACTGGAATAACCAGACCAACAGCTACCTGGCCTGCCTGCGCGTCGCCAAGAAGCCGGCGACgacggagcagcagcagcagctccaccAGACGCCCTTCAGCCCGTTGGAGAGCAAGCTCAACTCCTTGGCCCTGAACGAGGTGCAGCAGCACCACCATGCCGCCGCCGGCGCGCTCTCGCCCAAGGTCGCCGCGCAGATGAGCCCCAGCTACATCCGGGAGCTCAGGGCTTGA